Proteins from a genomic interval of Chitinophagales bacterium:
- a CDS encoding M14 family zinc carboxypeptidase, whose product MRFVTLCLLLLCISHTIFAQNPAFIAPTSGDMHQTLHLRYQQYKEHAITDRRFKQADIIPMIEHLKQDPLFAVSIEGQSVEGRNIYMVKLGHGRKKVLMWSQMHGNEPTATMALLDIFNFFRQQDDLMRWKNELLDSLTLYFIPMLNPDGTERFERRNALDIDLNRDAVRLQSPEAQILKRIHDQIHPDFAFNLHDQTTQYSAGRCSSAATLSFLAPSFNYANDINANRFKAMQVVSHLNKILQVHIPRQVARYDDEYEPRAFGDNMQKWGTSAILIEAGGYHQDYEKQYNRQLHFVTLLQACETIAKESYRQETLQDYFAIPENEKTLFHLLLRNVVLEKEGKEYVMDIAFKSYEAEYNQFREYYFYNQIEDMGDLSVFHGYQELNAKGLKVVPGLLYPQIFDNAEDLKYLDMLGVLKQGYTNVKVREVPNDNRYHQLPIRLTSISRSVTNKIELNRSSDFLLQAGDGTFVYAVVNGFLFDLQETSKQMYAMPSEFFSR is encoded by the coding sequence ATGCGTTTTGTCACACTTTGTTTACTATTGCTCTGTATTAGCCACACTATTTTCGCACAAAATCCAGCCTTCATTGCTCCTACATCGGGCGATATGCACCAAACTTTGCACCTACGCTACCAACAATACAAAGAACATGCTATCACCGATAGGCGATTCAAACAAGCAGATATCATTCCGATGATTGAACACCTCAAACAAGACCCTTTGTTTGCGGTAAGTATTGAAGGACAATCGGTTGAAGGGCGCAATATTTATATGGTGAAGTTGGGGCATGGTCGAAAAAAGGTGTTGATGTGGTCGCAAATGCACGGCAATGAACCTACGGCAACCATGGCATTGCTGGATATTTTCAACTTTTTTCGGCAACAAGATGATTTGATGCGTTGGAAAAACGAATTGTTGGATAGCCTGACCCTTTATTTTATACCGATGCTCAATCCCGATGGTACAGAGCGTTTTGAAAGGCGCAATGCTTTGGACATTGATTTGAATAGAGATGCGGTGCGCTTGCAGTCGCCCGAAGCTCAGATATTGAAGCGAATACACGACCAAATTCACCCAGATTTTGCTTTTAATTTGCACGACCAAACCACACAATACAGTGCTGGACGGTGTTCGTCAGCAGCTACACTTTCATTTTTGGCCCCTTCCTTCAATTATGCTAATGATATCAATGCCAATCGTTTTAAGGCAATGCAGGTAGTGAGCCACCTCAATAAAATACTGCAAGTACACATTCCTCGACAAGTTGCCCGATACGATGACGAATACGAGCCGAGAGCGTTTGGCGACAATATGCAGAAATGGGGAACAAGTGCTATTTTGATTGAAGCGGGGGGGTATCACCAGGATTACGAAAAACAATACAACCGACAATTGCATTTTGTTACGCTATTACAGGCTTGCGAAACGATTGCAAAGGAAAGCTATCGGCAGGAAACACTGCAAGATTATTTTGCGATTCCTGAGAATGAAAAAACCTTGTTTCACCTCTTGCTGCGAAATGTGGTGTTGGAGAAAGAAGGTAAAGAGTATGTTATGGACATTGCCTTCAAAAGTTATGAGGCGGAGTACAATCAGTTTCGGGAGTATTACTTCTACAATCAAATTGAAGACATGGGTGATTTGTCGGTTTTTCATGGCTATCAAGAATTGAACGCCAAAGGATTGAAGGTGGTTCCTGGACTTTTGTATCCGCAGATTTTTGACAATGCGGAGGATTTGAAGTATTTGGATATGTTGGGGGTTTTGAAACAGGGATATACGAATGTCAAAGTGCGGGAAGTGCCAAATGATAACCGTTACCATCAATTGCCTATTCGCTTGACTTCTATTAGCCGCAGTGTTACCAACAAAATTGAATTGAATCGCAGTTCTGATTTTTTATTGCAGGCAGGCGATGGTACTTTTGTCTATGCAGTGGTCAATGGTTTTTTGTTTGATTTGCAGGAAACCAGTAAGCAAATGTATGCGATGCCGAGCGAGTTTTTTTCACGGTGA
- a CDS encoding L-threonylcarbamoyladenylate synthase, with translation MLLNINSDNPDERKIKQVIECLQDGGIIIYPTDTVYGIGCDITKFKAIEKICQIKGVKVQKANLSFICYDLSQLADFTLPFNKSIYKLMNRNLPGPFTFILKGNNNLPKFFKKKKTVGIRVPDNNIARTIVRELGNPLLSTSLKIEDDISEYLTDPYEIHETFENLVDIVIDGGYGDNRVSTVIDCTNNEIEIIREGKGELIQ, from the coding sequence ATGTTACTCAACATTAACTCTGACAATCCTGACGAAAGAAAAATAAAGCAGGTAATCGAATGTTTGCAAGATGGAGGAATCATAATTTATCCTACTGATACTGTTTACGGGATTGGCTGCGACATCACCAAATTCAAGGCCATCGAAAAAATCTGCCAAATCAAAGGGGTGAAAGTTCAAAAAGCAAATCTCTCTTTTATTTGCTACGATTTGAGTCAATTAGCAGATTTCACCCTACCTTTCAACAAGTCTATTTACAAATTGATGAATAGAAATTTGCCAGGCCCTTTCACCTTCATTTTGAAGGGAAACAACAACTTACCCAAGTTTTTTAAGAAGAAAAAAACGGTTGGCATTCGTGTACCTGACAACAATATTGCCCGCACAATTGTCCGAGAATTGGGCAATCCACTCTTGTCCACTTCCCTCAAAATAGAGGACGATATCAGCGAATATTTGACCGACCCTTACGAAATACACGAAACCTTTGAGAACTTGGTGGACATTGTGATTGATGGAGGTTATGGTGACAACAGGGTTTCGACGGTCATAGATTGTACCAACAACGAAATCGAAATCATCCGAGAAGGAAAAGGAGAACTCATACAGTGA
- a CDS encoding porin family protein has protein sequence MSLGLTQSSSAQQAKQAIIGMKGGVNFTNYQGNTDNLTASVGFHGGMYLSARFSHRFGLQPEILYSSHKMQDLLTPGSHISYGYLIFPVTAKIFLTRFLNLQVIPQIGKLVNAKLRIIATPPLNGKFLFKSADFSIGGGLGMESATGLNVSLRYFYGCTDTFKPILELGKTTKNTLQVSVAYTFL, from the coding sequence TTGTCGCTTGGCCTCACACAATCAAGTTCTGCCCAACAAGCGAAGCAGGCGATTATAGGCATGAAAGGAGGAGTGAATTTCACAAATTATCAAGGAAATACCGATAATCTAACGGCTAGTGTAGGATTTCATGGAGGCATGTATTTGAGTGCTCGTTTTTCCCATCGTTTTGGTTTGCAGCCTGAAATACTGTATTCTTCGCATAAAATGCAAGATTTGTTAACACCTGGTAGTCATATTTCCTATGGTTATCTTATTTTTCCAGTGACTGCAAAAATATTCCTCACAAGATTCCTAAACCTTCAGGTGATTCCACAAATTGGAAAATTGGTAAATGCCAAGTTACGTATTATTGCTACGCCACCTCTCAATGGTAAATTCTTATTCAAATCAGCAGATTTTTCGATTGGTGGGGGATTGGGTATGGAGTCTGCAACTGGTTTAAATGTTTCGTTACGTTATTTTTATGGCTGTACTGATACTTTTAAACCTATTTTGGAGCTGGGAAAAACGACCAAAAATACATTGCAGGTTTCGGTGGCATATACTTTTCTATAA
- a CDS encoding glycosyltransferase family 39 protein: MSSILVLGLLLRMYVATDLYVHEWDERYHALVAKNLIQHPLTPTLYENPVLSYNYKGWTTNHVWLHKQPVALWCMALSMKVFGVNEIALRLPSILFSVLGIWLTFQIALLLFGRKVAFIAACTLFMACLLNLQEAEYRLTILTLLFSSSSNWGCILVCLLQKKTANCPLLQLESP; this comes from the coding sequence TTGAGCAGTATTTTGGTCTTAGGCTTGCTGTTGAGAATGTATGTAGCTACTGATTTATACGTTCACGAATGGGATGAACGTTACCATGCTTTGGTCGCTAAAAATCTAATCCAACATCCTCTAACACCCACTTTATACGAAAATCCTGTACTTTCCTACAATTACAAAGGATGGACCACCAATCATGTATGGTTGCACAAACAGCCTGTTGCGCTTTGGTGTATGGCACTGAGTATGAAAGTATTTGGAGTGAACGAAATTGCACTTCGATTGCCTTCCATTCTGTTTTCTGTTTTAGGAATTTGGCTCACCTTCCAAATTGCGCTGCTCCTTTTTGGGCGAAAGGTTGCATTCATTGCAGCTTGCACGCTATTCATGGCTTGTTTATTGAACTTACAGGAGGCAGAGTACCGACTGACCATATTGACATTGCTTTTCAGTTCTTCATCGAATTGGGGGTGTATTTTGGTCTGCTTGCTACAAAAAAAGACAGCAAATTGTCCGCTGCTGCAATTGGAATCGCCATAG
- a CDS encoding aldehyde dehydrogenase (NADP(+)): MNHKNTFKAISPIDSQPLEGEFEIADKKQIDKAVQKAVAAFDMYRKKSKEEIAQFLEQAAAEIEDLGEELIERGHLETALPHGRLTGERGRTCNQLRLFASVVGEGSWVDARIDNANADIRHIHIPLGPVAVFGASNFPLAFSTAGGDTASALAAGCPVIVKGHPAHPGTAELVAKAVIKAAEKTGMPEGTFTLIQGNSYEIGEYLVKHPDIKAVGFTGSYKGGKAIWEYVNTRPEPIPVFAEMGSTNPVFILPNAMKERSSAIATDLAASINLGVGQFCTNPGLAFVQTDEHGANFNRVLAQKITQTPATTMLTSGIKAAYDKGTAELFNSSNVQQLANGEDENAPNQAVSKIFQTTIDHFLENEMLSEEVFGPSSVLVGYSQKEEILKAAKGLQGHLTATVHATEADIAEYQELFDILEKKVGRVVLNGFPTGVEVCHAMVHGGPYPATTVPQSTSVGTNAIKRFVRPVCYQGYPDSLLPKALQNNNPLGIWRLINGELTKGFV; this comes from the coding sequence ATGAATCATAAAAATACGTTTAAAGCTATCAGTCCGATTGATAGCCAACCGCTTGAAGGGGAATTTGAGATAGCAGATAAAAAACAAATTGACAAAGCAGTTCAAAAAGCGGTGGCAGCTTTTGATATGTATCGAAAAAAGAGCAAAGAAGAAATTGCTCAATTCTTAGAGCAAGCCGCTGCTGAAATTGAAGACTTGGGTGAGGAGTTAATCGAAAGAGGACACCTCGAAACGGCATTGCCACATGGTCGCTTGACAGGAGAACGGGGTAGAACCTGCAATCAATTGCGGCTTTTTGCGTCAGTAGTGGGAGAAGGTTCTTGGGTAGATGCTCGAATTGACAACGCAAATGCGGATATTCGTCACATTCATATTCCGTTGGGACCTGTTGCCGTTTTTGGTGCGAGTAACTTTCCATTGGCATTTTCAACAGCAGGTGGTGATACGGCATCGGCTTTAGCCGCAGGTTGTCCAGTGATTGTAAAAGGACATCCAGCACATCCTGGAACGGCGGAATTGGTGGCAAAAGCGGTCATTAAGGCGGCTGAAAAAACGGGAATGCCTGAAGGTACATTTACCTTGATTCAGGGGAATTCTTATGAAATCGGTGAGTACTTGGTGAAACATCCAGATATCAAAGCAGTTGGTTTTACAGGTTCTTACAAAGGCGGAAAGGCGATTTGGGAGTATGTAAACACACGCCCAGAACCTATTCCTGTTTTTGCAGAAATGGGTAGCACCAATCCAGTATTCATTTTACCCAATGCGATGAAAGAGCGTTCATCAGCCATTGCAACGGATTTGGCAGCTTCTATCAATCTAGGCGTTGGGCAGTTTTGCACCAATCCAGGTTTGGCTTTTGTTCAAACAGATGAACATGGAGCAAACTTCAATCGAGTGTTAGCTCAAAAAATCACCCAAACGCCTGCCACAACGATGTTAACTTCGGGTATCAAAGCTGCTTATGACAAAGGAACAGCAGAGCTTTTCAACTCCTCAAATGTCCAACAGTTAGCCAATGGTGAGGATGAAAACGCACCAAACCAAGCGGTTTCAAAAATTTTTCAAACTACGATTGACCATTTTTTAGAAAATGAAATGCTGTCTGAAGAAGTCTTTGGCCCTTCAAGTGTATTGGTTGGTTATTCTCAAAAGGAAGAAATCCTAAAAGCTGCAAAAGGACTGCAAGGTCATTTAACTGCAACGGTACATGCTACTGAAGCTGATATTGCAGAGTACCAAGAATTGTTCGATATTTTAGAAAAGAAAGTTGGTCGAGTTGTTTTGAATGGTTTTCCAACAGGTGTTGAAGTGTGTCATGCGATGGTTCACGGCGGACCTTACCCTGCAACAACTGTACCCCAATCGACTTCGGTTGGTACAAATGCCATTAAGCGATTTGTACGTCCTGTTTGTTATCAAGGTTATCCTGACAGTTTGTTGCCAAAAGCTTTACAGAATAACAATCCTTTAGGAATTTGGAGGTTAATCAATGGGGAATTGACAAAAGGTTTTGTTTAA
- a CDS encoding isoaspartyl peptidase/L-asparaginase, whose product MKYLSIFTLFLLIQTTCNHQNTSMLTTAKVETQITENQFVPPITLVIHGGAGTILKEDMSPELENAYTSKLTEALKAGFEILENGGSSIDAVQKVINILEDSPLFNAGKGAVFTNDGHNELDASIMDGKTLNAGAVAGVKTVKNPIDAARKVMENSPHIMMAGNGADIFAKEQGLKLVDSSYFFTQKRWDALQKALKYEKMELDHDSNDNDKKKGTVGAVALDKNGNLAAGTSTGGMTNKRWGRVGDSPIIGAGTYANNQTCAVSSTGHGEFFIRNVVAYDIAALMEYGGKTLQEAADYVVNQKLKEQDARGGVIALDAKGNYAMPFNTEGMYRGVIQEGKEVEVLIYK is encoded by the coding sequence ATGAAATATCTATCTATTTTCACCTTGTTTTTACTAATACAAACCACTTGTAATCATCAAAATACATCCATGTTAACTACTGCAAAAGTTGAAACTCAAATCACTGAAAACCAATTTGTGCCGCCCATTACCCTCGTAATTCATGGAGGAGCAGGTACGATTCTCAAAGAAGATATGTCGCCAGAATTAGAGAATGCATACACTTCAAAACTTACCGAAGCCCTAAAGGCGGGTTTTGAAATATTGGAAAACGGTGGAAGCAGTATAGATGCTGTCCAAAAAGTCATCAATATCTTGGAGGATTCTCCACTCTTCAATGCGGGAAAAGGAGCAGTTTTCACAAACGATGGACACAATGAATTGGACGCTTCAATCATGGACGGTAAAACCCTCAATGCAGGTGCAGTGGCAGGTGTAAAAACTGTCAAAAACCCCATTGATGCAGCTCGCAAAGTGATGGAAAACTCACCACACATAATGATGGCAGGAAATGGAGCAGATATTTTTGCCAAAGAACAGGGCTTAAAATTGGTGGATAGCAGCTACTTTTTTACCCAAAAACGATGGGATGCTCTCCAAAAAGCATTGAAGTATGAAAAAATGGAACTCGACCATGACAGCAATGATAACGATAAAAAGAAAGGTACAGTCGGTGCAGTGGCTCTGGACAAAAATGGTAATCTGGCAGCAGGAACTTCAACGGGTGGCATGACCAATAAACGCTGGGGCAGGGTAGGAGACTCGCCAATCATTGGAGCAGGTACGTATGCCAACAACCAAACTTGTGCGGTATCGAGTACTGGACACGGTGAGTTTTTTATCCGAAATGTAGTAGCGTATGATATTGCAGCCTTGATGGAATATGGTGGTAAAACTTTGCAGGAGGCGGCTGATTATGTGGTGAACCAAAAGTTGAAAGAACAGGATGCTCGTGGCGGAGTAATTGCCTTGGATGCAAAAGGGAATTATGCAATGCCATTTAATACGGAAGGGATGTATCGAGGAGTAATTCAAGAAGGAAAAGAGGTGGAAGTGTTGATTTATAAATAG
- a CDS encoding glycosyltransferase — protein sequence METNSIYGPLLLEIAWEVCNKVGGIYTVIQSKTPYIIQRWKSQYCVLGPVLDDKIPFEFQPTDDFSDPYGKAVLNMRATGYEVHYGHWLIDGKPKAILINIKQAYPKMYLIKQELLQHYNLHIPDSGYESDLVHEVVAFSYLTKTFIQHLANPEVTERPVIAHFHEWMAGLPIADIKRLGLKVATVFTTHATKLGRYMAMSDKNFYKRISLTNWQEESQRRQIVPQVTMERMAAQGADVMTTVSRVTDVECEYLLGRKSDLMLPNGINHTRFAALHEFQNLHLSFKKKIHEFVMGHFFNNYTFDLDKTMYFFTSGRFEFENKGYDLTLEALYRLNQRMKKAKMDITIVTFFITRQPFTSINPKVLELRAYMEEIKETCNAIQETIGEKLFYEAATNDDPNLPELRSFVSDYWQFRYKKTVQSWKSNHLPILVTHNLIDDANDQILQYIRYRKMFNYKDDPVKIVYHPDFIDSTNPLFKLDYEQFVRGCHLGIFPSYYEPWGYTPVECIARGVPAVTSDLAGFGDYAKHNVRNLEDNGVFVIRRRNQTFDEAAEQLTDVLFDFVQQTRRERIAQRNHAEGLTEHFSWNTLGQEYFKAYRLAMERKGF from the coding sequence TTGGAAACCAATAGCATTTACGGACCGTTACTTTTAGAAATAGCGTGGGAAGTCTGCAACAAAGTAGGCGGAATTTACACTGTTATTCAATCTAAAACTCCCTATATTATTCAGCGCTGGAAATCGCAATATTGCGTATTAGGTCCTGTTTTGGACGACAAAATTCCATTTGAATTTCAGCCAACAGATGATTTTTCTGATCCTTACGGAAAAGCGGTGTTGAATATGCGGGCTACGGGTTACGAAGTGCATTATGGTCATTGGCTCATCGATGGAAAACCCAAAGCTATTCTTATCAATATCAAGCAGGCTTATCCTAAAATGTACCTCATCAAACAGGAATTACTCCAACACTACAATCTGCATATTCCCGATAGCGGCTATGAATCAGACTTAGTACATGAGGTAGTAGCATTCAGTTATTTAACCAAAACATTTATCCAACATCTCGCTAATCCAGAAGTTACAGAACGTCCAGTCATTGCCCATTTCCATGAATGGATGGCAGGTTTACCTATTGCAGATATCAAGCGACTGGGGCTGAAAGTAGCTACGGTTTTTACGACTCATGCCACCAAACTTGGGCGTTATATGGCCATGAGTGATAAAAATTTCTACAAGCGTATTTCACTAACCAATTGGCAAGAAGAATCTCAAAGACGACAAATTGTTCCGCAAGTGACAATGGAACGAATGGCTGCTCAGGGTGCCGATGTGATGACTACGGTTAGTCGAGTGACAGATGTGGAATGTGAATATCTCTTGGGAAGAAAATCAGATTTAATGCTTCCAAATGGCATCAATCATACTCGTTTTGCAGCTCTACATGAGTTTCAAAATTTGCACCTGTCTTTCAAGAAAAAAATTCATGAGTTTGTCATGGGGCATTTCTTCAATAATTATACTTTCGACCTCGACAAAACGATGTATTTCTTCACTTCTGGTCGTTTTGAATTTGAAAACAAAGGGTATGACCTTACTTTAGAAGCCTTGTATCGCCTCAATCAGCGTATGAAAAAGGCAAAGATGGACATCACAATTGTCACCTTCTTCATCACCCGTCAGCCTTTCACCAGTATCAATCCGAAAGTATTGGAGTTGAGGGCATATATGGAAGAAATTAAGGAAACCTGCAATGCTATTCAAGAAACGATTGGCGAAAAACTGTTTTACGAAGCGGCAACAAATGACGATCCAAACCTACCAGAACTTCGAAGTTTCGTGAGTGACTACTGGCAGTTTCGCTACAAAAAAACGGTGCAAAGTTGGAAAAGCAACCACCTTCCAATCTTGGTGACACACAACTTAATAGACGATGCCAACGATCAAATTTTGCAGTACATCCGATACAGAAAAATGTTCAACTACAAGGACGATCCTGTAAAAATTGTGTACCATCCCGATTTTATTGATTCGACCAATCCATTGTTCAAACTAGATTATGAACAGTTTGTGAGAGGCTGCCATTTAGGGATTTTTCCAAGTTATTACGAACCTTGGGGTTATACACCTGTGGAATGTATTGCAAGAGGAGTTCCTGCCGTAACGAGTGATTTGGCGGGTTTTGGAGATTATGCCAAACACAATGTTAGAAACTTAGAAGACAACGGTGTTTTTGTGATTCGACGACGCAATCAAACATTTGATGAAGCGGCAGAGCAATTGACCGATGTATTGTTTGATTTTGTCCAACAAACTCGACGAGAGCGAATTGCTCAACGGAATCATGCCGAAGGACTTACCGAACATTTTTCTTGGAATACACTCGGCCAAGAATACTTCAAAGCTTACCGTCTGGCAATGGAAAGAAAGGGATTTTAA
- a CDS encoding thioredoxin family protein: MIQTNVITPTLIQNAMTYQAYRQLIDDLLVEGKTTGPIQSEAMTHYTEMNVVRMKRLDKRTQLNETLIEQLAAIDKPLIWLVISEAWCGDAAQIVPVLATMADQTPNIELKLILRDHHLDIMDAYLTNGARGIPKLIVLDATTLEEIATWGPRPQPAQELLYEYKTNPNESYAEFSKRLQLWYARDKTVHIQKELSEMISTFGR, translated from the coding sequence ATGATTCAAACAAATGTAATCACCCCTACACTCATCCAAAATGCGATGACGTATCAGGCTTATCGTCAGTTGATAGATGATTTATTGGTAGAAGGCAAAACGACAGGGCCAATTCAATCCGAGGCAATGACTCATTATACAGAAATGAATGTAGTCCGTATGAAACGACTGGACAAACGCACCCAATTGAATGAAACGCTGATAGAACAACTTGCAGCTATTGACAAACCTCTGATTTGGTTGGTTATATCAGAAGCTTGGTGCGGAGATGCAGCTCAAATTGTACCTGTTTTAGCTACAATGGCTGATCAAACACCCAATATTGAATTGAAGTTAATCCTGAGAGATCATCATTTGGACATCATGGATGCTTATTTGACTAACGGCGCAAGGGGCATTCCCAAATTGATTGTTTTGGATGCCACTACTTTAGAAGAAATCGCTACTTGGGGACCTCGACCTCAACCAGCTCAAGAACTCCTCTATGAATACAAAACAAATCCCAACGAGTCTTATGCTGAGTTTTCTAAGCGTTTGCAGCTTTGGTATGCCAGAGATAAAACTGTACATATCCAAAAGGAGTTGTCCGAAATGATAAGTACATTTGGTAGGTAA